A region of Aquila chrysaetos chrysaetos chromosome 13, bAquChr1.4, whole genome shotgun sequence DNA encodes the following proteins:
- the NKX6-3 gene encoding homeobox protein Nkx-6.3 produces the protein MDANLPGTFLLNGPSLGPFPEAKAPVCQYSVQSSFYKLGPPGLGAQLAAGTPHGISDILGRPAATPNSGLLPGYPHAGGFNGLSSPGVYYGPQVGALPKAGGEYLPRGRSCWAEAAPDWRGGRQCGGPPAHLADSIHKKKHTRPTFTGHQIFALEKTFEQTKYLAGPERARLAYSLGMTESQVKVWFQNRRTKWRKKSALEPSSSSQRAGGSGGERAASETEDDEYNKPLDPDSDDEKIRLLLRKHRAAFSVLGLGTHSG, from the exons ATGGACGCCAACCTGCCGGGCACCTTCCTGCTCAACGGCCCCTCGCTGGGCCCCTTCCCCGAGGCCAAGGCGCCCGTCTGCCAGTACTCGGTGCAGAGCTCCTTCTACAAGCTGGGCCCCCCCGGGCTTGGCGCCCAGCTGGCTGCCGGCACCCCTCACGGCATCTCCGACATCCTCGGCCGGCCCGCGGCGACGCCGAACAGCGGCCTTCTCCCCGGCTACCCCCACGCGGGCGGATTTAACGGACTGAGCTCCCCGGGCGTCTATTACGGGCCCCAGGTGGGGGCCCTCCCCAAGGCCGGCGGCGAGTACCTGCCGCGGGGCCggagctgctgggcagaggcGGCCCCGGACTGGCGGGGCGGCCGGCAGTGCGGCGGCC CCCCCGCTCACCTGGCTGACAGCATCCACAAGAAGAAGCACACGCGCCCAACCTTCACGGGGCACCAGATCTTCGCTCTGGAGAAGACTTTTGAGCAGACCAAGTACCTGGCGGGTCCGGAGAGAGCACGGCTGGCCTATTCCCTTGGCATGACTGAGTCGCAGGTGAAG GTCTGGTTCCAGAACCGACGGACCaaatggaggaagaagagcGCCCTGGAGCCCTCCTCGTCCTCGCAGCGGGCGGGGGGCTCTGGCGGAGAGCGGGCGGCCTCCGAGACCGAGGACGACGAGTACAACAAGCCCCTGGACCCAGACTCGGATGACGAGAAGATCcggctgctgctgaggaagcATCGTGCGGCCTTCTCAGTGCTGGGCTTGGGCACGCACAGCGGCTGA